The genomic segment CTCGCGTGGCTGCTTTCATGAAGATCTATCCGCAGACCATCATCGTCTCTGCCGTCATGATGGTCATCGCTGTCTGCGTGTTCACCTTCTGCGATAAGCCCTGGCTCCGAGCATCTGCCCTTGCGCTCATTCTTGTAGCCCTCGCCGCCCTGACAATTGATTTCTTCTCGAAGGAGCGTGGCGTGATTTATCAGCAAGAGTTGGACACCGTGAAGATAGAAAATGTAGGATGATAGTCATTATCTGCGAAAAAATTTGTATCTTTGCGCCATGAAGATAAGACAAATCCATTTCCCCACCGTGTCGGCATTCATGCATGCCCTCGGACGTGACGATGTCCGCCATCCGCTCATTGAGGTCATCCATCTCGACGACCTTGCTGATTGCAGCTCGTTTGGCAACACCCGCTATACGTTTGGCTTCTACTGCGTGGTTTACAAGGATGCACGCTGCGGCACCGTGCGCTACGGGCGCAACGAGTACGACTACGACAACGGCACGCTGCTCTTCTTCGCCCCCGACCACGACGTTGAGCTGGGCACGCTCGAACAGAGCTACCAGGGCGTGATGCTCATCTTCTCGCCGGCACTGATGCAGGGATTATCGATGTCGCCCTACACCTTCTTCGGCTATTCAGTCAACGAGGCCCTGCACGTATCGGAGCGTGAGCGCCAGCAGCTGCACGACATCCTCGGCAACATCGAAACAGAGTTGGAACGCGGCATCGACCGCCACACCCGCCAGCTGATAGCGCAGAACGTCGCCCTGATTCTGAACTACTGCGTGCGCTTCTACGACCGCCAATTCATCACCCGCGAACCCGTCGACAGCC from the Prevotella sp. E15-22 genome contains:
- a CDS encoding AraC family transcriptional regulator translates to MKIRQIHFPTVSAFMHALGRDDVRHPLIEVIHLDDLADCSSFGNTRYTFGFYCVVYKDARCGTVRYGRNEYDYDNGTLLFFAPDHDVELGTLEQSYQGVMLIFSPALMQGLSMSPYTFFGYSVNEALHVSERERQQLHDILGNIETELERGIDRHTRQLIAQNVALILNYCVRFYDRQFITREPVDSQLMQRFTVLLDDYFARGLAARQGVPTVRYFADALNLSANYFGDLVKAQTGNSPQQLIQQHLIAQARHRLTTTTDTVSQIAYALGFEYPQYFSRLFKKQIGQTPQEFRKIG